From the genome of Bradyrhizobium sp. G127:
ATCCGCTCGGACAACGTTGGACCACGCACCTTCCGTTCACTTGTCAATCATTTCGGCGGCGCCCGCGCAGCGCTGGAGCGTGTGCCCGATCTAGCGCGGCGTGGCGGTGCATCCAAACCTGGACGCATTTGCACTCAGGCGGATGCGGAACGCGAAATTGCGCAGAGCGCACGAATGGGTGTCGCCTTGCTCTCACCGGGAGAGACCGGCTATCCGCCGCGTCTCGCGTTGATCGACGATGCACCGCCGCTGCTCGGCGTACGCGGCGCTTCAGATGTGCAGATGCGGCCGATGATCGGGATTGTCGGTTCACGCAATGCGTCGGGGGCTGGATTGAAATTTGCGCAAACATTGTCGCGCGATCTTGGCGATGCAGGCTTGGTCATCGCGTCGGGGCTGGCGCGCGGCATCGATCAGGCTGCGCATCGCGTTGCACTCCAGAACGGCACTGTTGCTGTGCTCGCGGGCGGCCACGACAAAATCTACCCGCCGGAGCACGAGGATCTGCTGCTCGACATCATCGAACAAGGCGGCGGCGCGATTTCTGAAATGCCGCTCGGCCACGGCCCGCGCGCGCGGGATTTTCCGCGCCGCAACCGGCTGATTTCCGGCGTTGCATTCGGTGTGGTTGTGGTCGAGGCCGCGCACCGCTCCGGCTCGCTGATTACCGCGCGTTTCGCCAACGAGCAGGGCCGCGAGGTGTTCGCCGTCCCCGGCTCGCCGCTCGATCCACGCGCCGCAGGCACCAACGAGCTCATCAAGCAAGGCGCGACGCTGGTGACCGAAGCCGCCGACATCATCAACGCCGTGGGCCCGATCATGGGACGTCCGGTAGAGTTGCCGATCGGGGAACCTGACGAGTCGCGTCCCGTGGACGATGAGCCTCACGCGAACGACCGCGCACGCATCATCAATCTTCTTGGCCCCTCGCCCGTCGGCATCGACGATCTTATCCGGATGACGGACGTCTCGCCCGCCGTCGTGCGCACCGTCCTGCTCGAACTTGAACTGGCAGGACGGCTGGAACGCCACGGCGGCGGGATGGTGTCGCTTCTTTAGATAGATGTTATCGAAAGATCGGCGCACCGGCGGGCGATGCGGTCGCACCGCCATCGACGAAGATTTCCTGTCCTTGCACATGCGCTGCATCATCGGACGCGAGGAACAGCACGGTCTTGGCGATATGATCGACTTCGCCCATCCGGCCCAGCGGAGTCGAACGCGAGATACGCGCTTCCAGCACCTTCTCCGCTTCTGGCGTCGCAATGCCCGGCCCCCAGATTGGCGTGCGCGTGCCGCCCGGCGCCACGACATTGACGCGGATGCCGCGGGGAGACAGTTCGGAGGCCATTACACGGGCCATCGCGCGGACGCCGGCCTTGGTCGCGGCGTAAGCCGAGTAACCCGGATTGCCGAGCACCGAGATTACGGAGCCGTTGAGAATGATCGACGCATTGTCGTTGAGATGCGGCACCGCCGCCTGCACCGTGAAGAACACACCGGTGAGATTCGTCTTGATCACGTTTTCGAACGCCGCGAGGGTCGTGCCGCCAAGAGGCGTGTTGCCGGCGATGCCCGCATTGGCAAATACGATGTCGAGCTTGCCAAATTTTGCTTCGGCCTGTGCAAATGCTTTCTCCAGCGCAGACACGTCACTGGTGTCCGCCGTAATGCCGAAACCGTTCCCGCCCAATTCCTTGACCGCGGCATCAAGCTTGGCCTGATCTCGGCCCGTAATGACGACGCGCGCTCCCTCAGCCACAAACAGTCTGGCGGTGGCCAAGCCGATGCCGCTATTGCCGCCCGTAATGAGCGCAGTCTTGCCCTTCAGCCTCATGGAACTCTCCTCTATGTACTAGTTTAATAATGAAACTCACCTTGATCTGTACCCACATTAGTTTTATAATGCAACCAGATTGTGCCAGTAGGAGGCCCCGATCGTGAAACGCAAGAGTCTTCAGGGAGATATGTGTCCGATCGCACGGTCGCTGGATGTCATCGGAGACTGGTGGTCACTTTTGATCGTGCGCGACGCCCTGCTCGGCACCCGGCGCTTCAGCCAATTCCAGAAAAATCTCGGGGTGGCTAAAAACATCCTAACCGTGCGGCTGCGGACGCTGGTCGCCGAAGGCATTCTGGAAACGAAGCCCGCGTCGGACGGCGGCTCTTATCAGGACTATCTCCCGACCGTGAAGGCCCGCGGATTGTTTCCGGTGCTGGTGGCGTTGCGCCAGTGGGGTGAGGAATTCGTGATCCAGCCCGGCGAGAATTTCACGCCGCTGGTCGATCGAAAGGACGGCCTGCCCCTGCGCAAACTTGAAATCCGCGCGCACGATGGCCGCCTGCTCAGTCAGGCTGAGACCAGGGTGGCGATCCCCACTTCAGCCCCGCAATAGCAGCTAAAACTTGCCCGGCGTGGGTTCCCGCCGTGTGATCTCATCGGCTTCGAGTTTGGCCATGTCGAGCAGGTAGCCAAGCAAGTCGAGCCGGTGCCTCTTGGCGAGTTGCGACAGCTCCGCCACCGCTCCGGAAATGAAGCTCGCCGCTTCGATCGGACCTCCATCGGTAGCGGCATCATGGGCCTGCAAGAAATCGCTGCGGCTTTCGCGAGCGGCCATCTAGGCAAACCCTTCCAAGGCGAGAATCAAACGTTAAAGGTGTTTTTTTAAATAATACACGCATAAATTGTACAATCACAAGCACCCGTCATCTACAACCATAGCGCGAATCTGGCACTCAAGCGGCAGCCGATCACTCGGTCACGATTTGACAGCGGCCCCCCTTTTACCCATGTATCGGGCAAGCCAGCCTCTAGGAATCTCACGATTCCGGCCTGCGTATCCCCTGTAAGTTATTGGAATCAAATGAATCTCGTCATTGTCGAGTCGCCTGCCAAGGCCAAGACGATCAACAAGTATTTGGGCTCCTCCTATGAGGTTCTGGCCTCGTATGGCCATGTCCGCGACCTTCCGGCGAAGAATGGATCGGTCGATCCGGAAGCCAATTTCCAGATGATCTGGGAAAACGACCCCAAGGCGGCCGGCCGTCTCAACGACATCGCCAAGGCGCTCAAGGGTGCCGACAAACTGATCCTCGCAACCGACCCTGATCGCGAAGGTGAGGCCATCTCCTGGCACGTCCTCGAGATCATGAAGGAAAAGCGCGCACTCAAGGATCAGAAGATCGAGCGCGTCGTCTTTAATGCCATCACCAAGCAGGCCGTCACCGAGGCCATGAAGAATCCGCGGCAGATCGACGGCGCACTGGTCGACGCCTATCTGGCGCGCCGCGCGCTGGACTATCTGGTCGGCTTCACTCTCTCCCCCGTGCTGTGGCGCAAGCTGCCGGGCGCACGCTCTGCCGGCCGCGTGCAGTCGGTGGCCCTGAGACTGGTTTGCGACCGCGAACTCGAAATCGAGAAATTCGTCCCGCGCGAATACTGGTCGTTGCTCGCAACCCTTGGGACACCGCGCGGCGACAGCTTCGAGGCGCGCCTCGTCGGCGCCGACGGCAAGAAGATCCAGCGCCTGGACATCGGCAGCGGCGCGGAAGCCGAGGACTTCAAGAAGTCGCTCGAATCCGCGAACTACACCGTCACCGCGGTGGAAGCAAAGCCTGCGCGCCGCAATCCGCAGTCACCCTTCACCACCTCCACGCTGCAGCAGGAAGCCAGCCGCAAGCTCGGCTTTGCGCCGGCGCACACCATGCGCATCGCGCAGCGTCTCTATGAAGGTATCGACATCGGAGGCGAAACCACCGGTCTCATTACTTATATGCGTACCGACGGCGTGCAGATCGATCCGTCAGCCATCACCCAGGCCCGCAAGGTCATCGGTGAGGACTACGGCAACGCCTACGTCCCGGACGCGCCGCGCCAGTACACATCAAAAGCCAAGAACGCGCAGGAAGCTCACGAAGCCATTCGCCCGACCGACCTGTCGCGCCGCCCGGCCTCGCTGAAAGCCAGGCTAGATAACGATCAGGCCCGGCTTTATGAACTGATCTGGATGCGCACCGTTGCAAGCCAAATGGAATCCGCCGAACTGGAACGCACCACCGTGGATATCGCCGCGAAGGCCGGCGCGCGCATGCTCGAGCTGCGCGCCACCGGTCAGGTGGTGAAGTTCGACGGTTTCCTTGCAGTCTACCAGGAAGGGCGCGATGACGACCCTGATGATGAGGAAAGCAAGCGGCTTCCCGTCATCAATCAGGGCGAAAACCTCAAGCGCGAAAGCCTCAGCGTCACCCAGCATTTCACCGAGCCGCCACCGCGCTTCTCCGAAGCCTCGCTGGTAAAGCGCATGGAAGAACTCGGCATCGGCAGGCCTTCGACCTATGCGTCGATCCTGCAAGTGCTGAAGGATCGTGGCTATGTGAAGCTCGAGAAGAAGCGCCTGCACGGCGAGGATAAGGGCCGCGTTGTCGTTGCCTTCCTTGAGAACTATTTCGCACGCTATGTCGAATTCGATTTCACTGCCGATCTGGAAGAAAAGCTCGACAAGATTTCGAACAATGAAATCTCGTGGAAGCAGGTGCTGGCGGATTTCTGGAAGGACTTCATTGGCGCGGTCAACGACATCAAGGATGTGCGCGTCACCGAAGTGCTCGACGTACTCGACGCGATGCTCGGCGAGCACATCTACGAGCCGCGCGCCGACGGCGGCGACCCACGCCAGTGCCCGAGCTGCGGCACCGGCAAACTGAATCTCAAGGCGGGCAAGTTCGGCGCCTTCGTCGGCTGCTCGAACTATCCCGAATGCCGCTACACCCGCCCCCTCGCCTCCTCCAGCGGCGCGAGCGATCGCCCCCTTGGCAAGGATCCGGTGTCAGGTCTCGAAGTCATGGTGAAGGCCGGACGTTTCGGTCCGTACATCCAGCTTGGCGAGGCGAAGGATTACGCCGAGGATGAGAAGCCGAAGCGTGCCGGCATTCCAAAGAACATGTCGCCTGCCGACGTCGAACTCGAACTTGCGCTAAAGCTGCTGTCGCTGCCGCGCGATGTCGGGCCGCATCCGGAGGATGGCGAAGTCATTACCGCCGGTATCGGCAGGTTCGGTCCGTTCGTGCGTCACGGCAAGATCTACGCGAGCCTCGACGCCGGCGATGACGTTTACAACATCGGCCTCAATCGGGCTGTAACGCTGATCGCTGAGAAAGTCGCGAAAGGACCGGGCCGCCGTTTCGGTGCCGATCCGGGCAAGGAGATCGGCGACTATCCGGCCCGCGGCGGCAAGATCATGCTCAAGAAGGGCCGCTATGGCGCTTATGTCACCATCGACGGCATCAATGCGACGATTCCGGATGACCGGGAGCCGGAGACGCTGACCCTCGAGGAAGCCATTGCTCTGATCGAGGCGCGCGCGACAAAGACAGGCGGCAAACCGAAGCGCGCCGCCAAGAAGACAACGAAGAAGGCTGCCAAGCCTGCGGCTGACGCGAGCGATGCAGCAGAGTCCGAAAAGCCTGCAAAAAAGCCGGCTGCGAAGAAAAAGGCCGCCAAGGCCGTGGCGAAAAAGGCCGCACCCAAAAAGGCCTCGGCCGAGCCCGTTTCCCTGAAGGACGCCGCCAAGGCCAAGGCGTCGAAAGTCGCCGCAGCCAAGATCACCAAGGTCGCTGAAAAGAAGAGCGCCGGTAAAGCACGCGGATAATGAAAAAGAAAAGCGACGCGACAAATCCCTTTCCCGACCGGGAGAGCATTGTCGCGTTCGTGCGAGCGCAGCCCGGTGAAGCGGGCACGCGCGAACTGGCCCGGCATTTCGGATTGAAGAACGAATCCCGCGCGGCGTTGCGGCGGATTATCCGCGAGCTTGCCGACGAAGGCCTGATCGAGAAGCGCGGCAAGAAAATCGCCGAGCCGAAATCGCTGCCGCCGACCATCGTCGCTGATATCACCGGACGCGATAGCGATGGCGAACTGCTCGCGTC
Proteins encoded in this window:
- the dprA gene encoding DNA-processing protein DprA, which encodes MDIETSATTRLTDAQRVDWLRLIRSDNVGPRTFRSLVNHFGGARAALERVPDLARRGGASKPGRICTQADAEREIAQSARMGVALLSPGETGYPPRLALIDDAPPLLGVRGASDVQMRPMIGIVGSRNASGAGLKFAQTLSRDLGDAGLVIASGLARGIDQAAHRVALQNGTVAVLAGGHDKIYPPEHEDLLLDIIEQGGGAISEMPLGHGPRARDFPRRNRLISGVAFGVVVVEAAHRSGSLITARFANEQGREVFAVPGSPLDPRAAGTNELIKQGATLVTEAADIINAVGPIMGRPVELPIGEPDESRPVDDEPHANDRARIINLLGPSPVGIDDLIRMTDVSPAVVRTVLLELELAGRLERHGGGMVSLL
- a CDS encoding SDR family oxidoreductase; translation: MRLKGKTALITGGNSGIGLATARLFVAEGARVVITGRDQAKLDAAVKELGGNGFGITADTSDVSALEKAFAQAEAKFGKLDIVFANAGIAGNTPLGGTTLAAFENVIKTNLTGVFFTVQAAVPHLNDNASIILNGSVISVLGNPGYSAYAATKAGVRAMARVMASELSPRGIRVNVVAPGGTRTPIWGPGIATPEAEKVLEARISRSTPLGRMGEVDHIAKTVLFLASDDAAHVQGQEIFVDGGATASPAGAPIFR
- a CDS encoding helix-turn-helix domain-containing protein; this translates as MVKRKSLQGDMCPIARSLDVIGDWWSLLIVRDALLGTRRFSQFQKNLGVAKNILTVRLRTLVAEGILETKPASDGGSYQDYLPTVKARGLFPVLVALRQWGEEFVIQPGENFTPLVDRKDGLPLRKLEIRAHDGRLLSQAETRVAIPTSAPQ
- the topA gene encoding type I DNA topoisomerase, giving the protein MNLVIVESPAKAKTINKYLGSSYEVLASYGHVRDLPAKNGSVDPEANFQMIWENDPKAAGRLNDIAKALKGADKLILATDPDREGEAISWHVLEIMKEKRALKDQKIERVVFNAITKQAVTEAMKNPRQIDGALVDAYLARRALDYLVGFTLSPVLWRKLPGARSAGRVQSVALRLVCDRELEIEKFVPREYWSLLATLGTPRGDSFEARLVGADGKKIQRLDIGSGAEAEDFKKSLESANYTVTAVEAKPARRNPQSPFTTSTLQQEASRKLGFAPAHTMRIAQRLYEGIDIGGETTGLITYMRTDGVQIDPSAITQARKVIGEDYGNAYVPDAPRQYTSKAKNAQEAHEAIRPTDLSRRPASLKARLDNDQARLYELIWMRTVASQMESAELERTTVDIAAKAGARMLELRATGQVVKFDGFLAVYQEGRDDDPDDEESKRLPVINQGENLKRESLSVTQHFTEPPPRFSEASLVKRMEELGIGRPSTYASILQVLKDRGYVKLEKKRLHGEDKGRVVVAFLENYFARYVEFDFTADLEEKLDKISNNEISWKQVLADFWKDFIGAVNDIKDVRVTEVLDVLDAMLGEHIYEPRADGGDPRQCPSCGTGKLNLKAGKFGAFVGCSNYPECRYTRPLASSSGASDRPLGKDPVSGLEVMVKAGRFGPYIQLGEAKDYAEDEKPKRAGIPKNMSPADVELELALKLLSLPRDVGPHPEDGEVITAGIGRFGPFVRHGKIYASLDAGDDVYNIGLNRAVTLIAEKVAKGPGRRFGADPGKEIGDYPARGGKIMLKKGRYGAYVTIDGINATIPDDREPETLTLEEAIALIEARATKTGGKPKRAAKKTTKKAAKPAADASDAAESEKPAKKPAAKKKAAKAVAKKAAPKKASAEPVSLKDAAKAKASKVAAAKITKVAEKKSAGKARG